A genomic region of Hippoglossus hippoglossus isolate fHipHip1 chromosome 8, fHipHip1.pri, whole genome shotgun sequence contains the following coding sequences:
- the pex12 gene encoding peroxisome assembly protein 12, protein MAQAGAHLTSTAGNEQPSIFEVLAQETLMDALKPALRHALKVLAECSPSRFGVLWRRFDELYLLLDLLLQNHFLSHCSSSFSENFYGLKRVSGGRGFPVRLGLHRKSHWRSLLLLCVVPYLRAKLEATLAKQRDEEDFSIQLARSRGRRLYRAAVAAYPYASSAWQAWVFGQQLLFVFGVSKTHSPLLWFARVRLARLNAQDIRDMELKSGDAIDLTDKSLVLRAWWMMSQAARGVALSLSTSLSMGVFFLQFLEWWYSSDNQSTVKTLTSLPAPPPPLHLQEEAPSVPAKLSEETPPGSDGRNCRLCRRLCTNSTVLSTSGFVFCYRCVYMYVKAKRRCPVTGYPTELQHLIKIYSPESG, encoded by the exons ATGGCTCAGGCCGGAGCTCACCTGACGTCCACCGCCGGGAACGAGCAGCCGTCCATCTTCGAGGTCCTGGCACAGGAGACTCTGATGGACGCACTCAAACCTGCTCTGAGACACGCCCTCAAG GTCCTGGCAGAGTGCAGCCCGTCTCGTTTTGGCGTTCTGTGGCGACGCTTTGATGAGCTCTACCTGCTGCtggacctcctcctccagaaccacttcctgtcccactgcagctcctccttctcTGAGAACTTCTACGGCCTGAAACGAGTTTCAGGTGGGCGGGGCTTTCCTGTCCGCCTGGGGCTGCACAGGAAGTCGCACTGGCGATCGCTTCTCCTTCTGTGCGTGGTGCCGTACCTGCGGGCCAAGCTGGAGGCGACGCTGGCGAAGCAGAGGGACGAGGAGGACTTCTCCATCCAGCTGGCGCGGTCCAGGGGCCGGAGGCTGTACCGGGCGGCGGTGGCAGCTTACCCGTACGCCAGCTCAGCCTGGCAAGCCTGGGTCTTCGGCCAGCAGCTGCTCTTTGTCTTCGGAGTCTCTAAGACCCACAGTCCTCTGCTGTGGTTCGCCAGGGTGAGACTGGCACGACTCAACGCCCAAGATATCAGAGACATGGAGCTGAAGAGCGGCGACGCCATCGACCTCACGGACAAGAG CCTGGTGTTGAGGGCGTGGTGGATGATGTCACAGGCTGCGAGGGGCGTggccctctccctctccacctccctgtcCATGGGCGTCTTCTTCCTGCAGTTCCTGGAGTGGTGGTACTCCTCCGACAACCAGAGCACCGTGAAAACACTCACCTCCCTGCCTGCTCCTCCGCCCCCCctccacctgcaggaggaggctcCATCGGTCCCGGCGAAGCTCAGCGAAGAAACTCCTCCGGGCTCCGACGGCAGGAACTGTCGTCTTTGCCGAAGACTCTGCACCAACTCCACGGTCCTGTCGACCTCGGGCTTCGTGTTCTGTTACCGCTGCGTCTACATGTACGTGAAAGCAAAGCGCCGCTGCCCGGTCACTGGATATCCCACCGAACTGCAGCACCTCATCAAGATCTACTCACCGGAGAGCGGGTGA
- the LOC117765968 gene encoding insulin-like growth factor-binding protein complex acid labile subunit, which produces MCLLLPALLLLLSASHPVRCSRSCPPLCVCYEHADLVDCRARGFEHVPRGLPHGTWLLELGGNNLTEISSGVFTGLWSLRVLVMSNSQIQVVQPQAFFSLSFLEKLDLSWNQLMLLPVDFSTSLSALRELRLAHNNLCYLSGNSLEYLDNMEKLDLSYNQLVSVGPGVFRGLSRLRQLHLHHNRLSRLQRGSLDMLPGLEVLQLSYNNISQIDSDALAPLYSLAVLALEGNNLQHLKFKTFLSLHTTETHIQLSGNPWSCDCELHRVFSKILYVRHLHIDDYRNVTCQEPPQLTGASLAWVDSRLCIAETATVLVITVTVLVSVVAAVVMAERNRKSHRGKNWDTESQTQTQSPPS; this is translated from the exons ATGTGTCTCCTGCTCCCGGCcctgctcctccttctttcAGCCTCTCACCCAGTCAGGTGTTCACGCTCGTGCCCGCCCCTCTGTGTTTGTTACGAGCACGCCGACCTGGTGGACTGTCGTGCACGTGGATTCGAACACGTCCCGCGGGGCCTCCCACACGGAACCTGGCTGCTGGAGCTGGGAGGAAACAACCTGACTGAGATCAGCTCTGGAGTCTTCACTGGACTGTGGTCGCTGAGGGTCCTGGTGATGAGCAACAGTCAGATACAAGTCGTTCAACCACAG GcgtttttctctttgtccttcTTGGAGAAGTTGGATCTGAGTTGGAACCAGTTGATGTTGCTCCCAGTCGACTTCTCCACCAGTCTGTCTGCGCTCAGAGAACTTCGACTGGCTCACAACAACTTATGTTACTTATCTGGAAACag cctggAGTATCTGGACAACATGGAGAAACTGGACCTGAGCTATAACCAGCTGGTGTCTGTGGGTCCTGGTGTGTTCAGAGGTCTGTCCAGGCTCAGGCAGCTCCACCTGCACCACAACAGACTGAGCCGGCTGCAGCGGGGGAGCCTGGACATGCTGCCTGGACTGGAG GTGCTCCAGCTGAGCTACAACAACATCTCTCAGATCGACAGTGACGCTCTGGCGCCGCTCTACAGTTTGGCGGTTCTCGCTCTGGAGGGAAACAACCTGCAACACCTCAAGTTCAAAACCTTCCTCAGCCTGCACACGACAGAGACTCACATCCAGCTGTCAG GGAACCCGTGGAGCTGCGACTGCGAGCTTCACCGCGTCTTCAGTAAGATCCTCTACGTTCGCCACCTCCACATCGACGACTACAGGAACGTGACGTGCCAGGAGCCGCCGCAGCTGACCGGGGCCTCGCTGGCCTGGGTGGACAGTCGGCTCTGCATCGCAGAAACCGCCACCGTGCTCGTCATCACGGTCACGGTGCTGGTCAGCGTGGTGGCGGCCGTGGTCATGGCTGAGAGGAACAGGAAGAGTCACCGTGGGAAGAACTGGGACACGGAGTCACAGACTCAAACCCAGAGTCCACCGTCCTGA